A part of Parvivirga hydrogeniphila genomic DNA contains:
- the rnc gene encoding ribonuclease III, which translates to MPAVRTAVSVPRDILDDVQRTVGHSFAEPALLAAALTHPSYAAENPSASDYERLEFLGDAVLGLVVAEHLFQTFPDAPEGQLTRRKIAAVSGTRLAAAARQAGLEHAIALGHGEQGSGRVKDSILENVVEAVIGAVYLDGGLRAARVVVERLLGDIASVEEAPPADPKSALQEMTQARGLGLPRYHVVESSGPPHAPRFVVDVSVGDRAIGRGEGPSKRAAEKAAASRAIEALERSEDPR; encoded by the coding sequence GTGCCTGCTGTTCGCACGGCCGTGAGCGTCCCTCGCGACATCCTCGACGACGTCCAGCGCACGGTCGGCCATTCGTTCGCCGAGCCGGCGCTCTTGGCTGCCGCGCTCACGCATCCCTCGTACGCCGCGGAGAACCCGTCTGCCTCCGACTACGAGCGCCTCGAGTTCTTAGGCGATGCCGTGCTGGGGCTCGTCGTGGCAGAGCACCTGTTCCAGACTTTCCCTGACGCACCCGAAGGTCAGCTCACGCGCCGCAAGATCGCTGCAGTGTCCGGCACGCGTCTCGCCGCCGCTGCGCGCCAGGCAGGGCTTGAGCACGCGATCGCGCTCGGGCACGGCGAGCAAGGATCCGGCCGCGTGAAGGACTCCATCTTGGAGAACGTGGTCGAGGCCGTCATCGGCGCGGTCTACCTCGACGGCGGCCTGCGCGCCGCGCGCGTCGTCGTCGAGCGGCTGCTCGGCGACATCGCGTCTGTCGAAGAAGCGCCTCCTGCAGACCCGAAGTCCGCACTCCAGGAGATGACCCAGGCCCGCGGCCTCGGCCTGCCTCGCTACCACGTCGTCGAGTCGTCCGGGCCGCCCCACGCGCCGCGCTTCGTCGTGGACGTCAGCGTGGGAGACCGCGCCATCGGCCGTGGCGAGGGCCCCTCCAAGCGTGCGGCCGAGAAGGCCGCGGCGTCACGCGCCATCGAGGCGCTCGAACGGTCCGAAGACCCCCGCTGA
- the smc gene encoding chromosome segregation protein SMC: MYLKSITLKGFKSFADRTRLALEPGVAVIVGPNGSGKSNISDAVLWALGEQSAKSLRGNAMEDVIFAGSSARQPVGVAEVDLVLDNSDGTLPLEFSEITITRRMFRSGESEYLLNQSPVRLMDIQELLHDTGLGKDTPSIISQGRLDEVLNSKPEDRRALIEEAAGVLKHKRRKERALRRLVSMDVHVDRIRDVLAEIDRQLRPLERQASKAAEHRELVEKLREIEIALAVGELKELQQQWDAAEKREREHDAEVELARYRLAEKERELQKFQSLLEEKGLFVGDLSEQRRRLQSVLERLNSGLLLLEEKGKNLVERLSELRQKIHVSESRLKTRSAELEQIAEERAVTDARLAALYAQLNELRKQAEAAKKERLAAEDSLSAALGEQRRLRKEVDDARAELAKLQQALSAYTLERDMLVERIAALKEQRSALAQTLSARRERVDALAARLERTRKEAVLAESDVDKRVRLVESRRAELEARRARLSDVRAELKALEEIDRAFTSASPGLAWLLQEQHRTPEVLGPLADLISVPEEFERLVEHALASDMFAVALSSRDVVGSLVARLSHDGIGEYSLVPVDVEPLACPDGPGVPLIDVVRTIDERARGALAALLGDIRVVESADEALAAARTHPACRYATQDGIIVWPSGKVCSGPQASQDAQVLSRKRRIAELSDEVAAAESAVGEAEADLVTAEEALSAAQQDLLELTQAIATLTADATAAREEIGRLEQNIADIDAEGARIDLRLRQIEERTVKDRPLERHLEETIERGLARIEELEDVAAVRRDERDARFREESDLATRLSECQVEIAAVSERQVHLKRRHSATIAELEELERLLEQSRQTEAALEVLRERVQPLHELYTLLLERAEHWAARLRDRARFEQADSESLRTTIHEAQQAVRDAQAAIDELSERTAEVRVEKAQLEVQVKAAASRIVEEMGVPLEVALTTEPPTDRAAAADAAARLRKRMADLGPVNPVAVEEYEALKRRREFLSNQLDDLLASRKALQKVVFAIDRKMRDRFLETFELVDKHFQDVFSVLFPGGSASLSLTDPDDPENTGVEVVAQPKGKRLQKMSLLSGGEKSLTALALLFALYRTRPCPFYILDEVEVALDDSNLRRFITFIDSMRTHTQFIIVTHQRRTMEMADVLYGVSMQADGVSKVVSQKLEQAVRGARAEVSA; this comes from the coding sequence TTGTACCTCAAGTCGATCACGCTCAAAGGGTTCAAGTCGTTCGCTGACCGAACACGCCTGGCGCTCGAGCCTGGCGTCGCCGTCATCGTCGGCCCCAACGGCTCAGGGAAGTCGAACATCTCCGACGCCGTGCTCTGGGCCCTCGGCGAGCAGTCCGCCAAATCGCTTCGCGGCAACGCGATGGAAGACGTCATCTTCGCCGGTTCCTCCGCGCGTCAGCCGGTGGGAGTGGCCGAGGTCGACCTCGTGCTCGACAACAGCGACGGCACGCTGCCGCTCGAGTTCAGCGAGATCACGATCACGCGCCGGATGTTCCGCAGCGGCGAGAGCGAGTACCTCCTCAACCAGTCGCCCGTGCGGCTCATGGACATCCAGGAGCTTTTGCACGACACGGGCCTTGGGAAAGACACCCCCTCGATCATCAGCCAGGGCCGTCTCGACGAGGTCCTGAACTCCAAGCCGGAAGACCGGCGCGCGCTCATCGAAGAAGCCGCCGGGGTCCTCAAGCACAAGCGACGGAAAGAGCGCGCCTTGCGCAGGCTCGTATCGATGGACGTCCACGTCGACCGCATCCGTGACGTCTTGGCGGAGATCGACCGCCAGCTCAGGCCGCTCGAACGGCAGGCGTCGAAGGCGGCGGAGCACCGCGAGCTCGTCGAGAAGCTTCGCGAGATCGAGATCGCGCTCGCTGTCGGTGAGCTCAAAGAGCTCCAGCAGCAGTGGGACGCCGCGGAGAAGCGCGAGCGGGAGCACGACGCGGAAGTCGAGCTTGCCCGGTACCGATTGGCCGAGAAGGAGCGCGAACTGCAGAAGTTCCAGTCGCTCCTCGAGGAGAAAGGTCTGTTCGTCGGCGACCTGTCCGAGCAGCGCCGACGCCTGCAGTCCGTGCTCGAGCGGCTGAACTCGGGGCTTCTCCTCCTCGAAGAGAAGGGCAAGAACCTCGTCGAGCGCCTCTCCGAGCTGCGCCAGAAGATCCACGTGAGCGAGTCGCGGCTCAAGACGCGCTCCGCAGAGCTCGAGCAGATCGCCGAGGAACGCGCGGTCACCGATGCCCGCCTCGCGGCCTTGTACGCGCAGCTGAACGAGCTCCGCAAGCAGGCCGAGGCCGCCAAGAAGGAGCGCCTCGCAGCGGAAGACTCGCTGTCTGCGGCCTTGGGTGAGCAGCGCCGGCTCCGCAAGGAGGTCGACGACGCGCGTGCGGAGCTCGCGAAGCTCCAGCAAGCGCTCTCTGCGTACACCCTCGAGCGCGACATGCTCGTGGAGCGCATCGCAGCCCTCAAAGAGCAGCGCTCGGCGCTCGCCCAGACGCTCTCTGCCCGCCGCGAGCGGGTCGACGCGCTTGCGGCCCGGTTGGAGCGCACGCGCAAAGAGGCGGTGCTCGCCGAGTCCGACGTCGACAAGCGGGTGCGGCTCGTGGAGTCTAGGCGCGCAGAGCTCGAGGCTCGCCGTGCGAGGCTGTCCGACGTCCGCGCCGAGCTCAAGGCGCTCGAAGAGATCGACCGCGCGTTCACCTCGGCGTCTCCTGGCCTCGCGTGGCTGCTGCAAGAGCAGCACCGCACGCCCGAGGTCCTCGGACCGCTCGCCGACCTCATCAGCGTCCCCGAGGAGTTCGAGCGCCTCGTGGAGCACGCGCTCGCGAGCGACATGTTCGCGGTGGCGCTGAGCTCCCGGGACGTGGTCGGCTCTCTGGTGGCGCGCCTCTCACACGACGGTATCGGGGAGTACTCGCTCGTGCCCGTCGACGTCGAGCCGCTCGCGTGCCCGGACGGTCCCGGCGTCCCGCTCATCGACGTCGTCCGCACCATCGACGAGCGCGCCCGGGGTGCGCTTGCGGCCCTCCTCGGCGACATCCGCGTGGTAGAGAGCGCCGATGAGGCGCTCGCGGCTGCACGCACGCACCCCGCGTGCCGCTACGCCACGCAAGACGGGATCATCGTCTGGCCGTCTGGCAAGGTCTGCTCGGGTCCGCAGGCGAGCCAGGACGCGCAGGTCTTGAGCCGCAAGCGGCGCATAGCCGAGCTCTCGGACGAGGTCGCGGCCGCGGAATCGGCGGTGGGAGAGGCAGAGGCCGACCTTGTCACGGCCGAAGAGGCGCTTTCTGCCGCCCAGCAGGACCTGCTCGAGCTCACCCAGGCCATCGCCACGCTCACGGCCGACGCCACAGCGGCCCGCGAGGAGATCGGCCGCCTCGAGCAGAACATCGCCGACATCGACGCGGAAGGTGCGCGCATCGACCTGAGGCTCCGGCAGATCGAGGAGCGCACCGTCAAGGACCGTCCGCTCGAGCGCCACCTCGAGGAGACGATCGAGCGCGGACTTGCACGCATCGAGGAGCTCGAGGACGTCGCCGCGGTGCGCCGGGACGAGCGCGACGCTCGCTTCCGCGAGGAATCGGACCTCGCGACACGCCTGTCTGAGTGCCAGGTCGAGATCGCCGCCGTCTCCGAACGCCAGGTGCACCTCAAACGCCGGCACTCCGCCACCATCGCCGAGCTCGAGGAGCTGGAGCGCCTCCTCGAGCAGTCACGGCAGACCGAGGCCGCGCTCGAGGTCCTCCGCGAGCGCGTCCAGCCCCTGCACGAGCTCTACACGCTCCTGCTCGAACGTGCCGAGCACTGGGCGGCGCGCTTGCGCGACCGGGCACGCTTCGAGCAAGCGGACTCCGAGTCGCTCAGGACCACCATCCACGAGGCCCAGCAGGCGGTGCGCGACGCCCAGGCCGCGATCGACGAGCTCTCAGAGCGCACGGCAGAGGTCCGGGTCGAGAAGGCCCAGCTCGAGGTGCAGGTGAAGGCCGCTGCCTCGCGCATCGTCGAAGAGATGGGCGTCCCGCTCGAGGTCGCGCTCACGACAGAGCCGCCGACGGATCGCGCGGCCGCCGCAGACGCCGCTGCCCGCCTCCGTAAGCGCATGGCGGACCTCGGCCCGGTCAACCCCGTCGCCGTCGAGGAGTACGAGGCCCTCAAGCGCAGGCGGGAGTTCCTGTCGAACCAGCTCGACGACCTCTTGGCGTCGCGCAAGGCCCTCCAGAAGGTGGTCTTTGCGATCGACCGCAAGATGCGCGACCGCTTCCTGGAGACCTTCGAGCTTGTGGACAAGCACTTCCAAGACGTGTTCTCCGTGCTTTTCCCCGGCGGCTCGGCGTCGCTTTCGCTGACCGATCCCGACGATCCCGAGAACACCGGCGTCGAGGTCGTAGCGCAACCGAAAGGGAAGCGCCTCCAGAAGATGTCGCTCCTCTCGGGCGGCGAGAAGTCGCTGACCGCGCTCGCACTGCTGTTCGCGCTGTACCGGACGCGCCCCTGCCCGTTCTACATCTTGGACGAGGTCGAGGTCGCGCTCGACGACTCGAACCTTCGCCGGTTCATCACGTTCATCGACAGCATGCGCACGCACACCCAGTTCATCATCGTCACGCACCAGCGCCGGACGATGGAGATGGCAGACGTCCTGTACGGCGTCTCGATGCAAGCAGACGGCGTGAGCAAGGTCGTCAGCCAGAAGTTGGAGCAGGCCGTGCGCGGCGCGCGTGCGGAGGTGTCCGCATGA
- the ftsY gene encoding signal recognition particle-docking protein FtsY — protein sequence MTAAWFDRLSSGLSRTRETLQLRLSSAIGRSRALDDEFFAGVEEALIAADVGALASAELVEKLRAAARKEKIREPNDAIAELVELIAREFPPAGTDPLDDLPAVVLLVGVNGSGKTTTAGKLAEEARAAGHSVVIGSADTYRAAAIEQLRIWAERSGARIVERERGSDPASVAFDAVAAGAESGADLVIVDTAGRLHTSKDLMEELKKVDRVVRKRATVPVRSLLVLDATTGQNAVQQAREFHASLGLDGIVLTKLDGTAKGGIVVAIARELGVPIVRIGVGESIEDMHAFDAREFAQALVGAPA from the coding sequence ATGACCGCTGCGTGGTTCGACCGGCTCTCGAGCGGACTTTCCCGGACCCGCGAGACGCTGCAGTTGCGGCTTTCGTCCGCCATCGGGCGTTCGCGTGCGCTCGACGACGAGTTCTTCGCAGGCGTCGAAGAAGCGCTCATCGCCGCCGACGTCGGCGCGCTCGCGTCTGCCGAGCTCGTCGAGAAGCTGCGCGCCGCGGCCCGCAAAGAGAAGATCCGCGAGCCGAACGACGCTATCGCCGAGCTCGTCGAGCTCATCGCGCGCGAGTTCCCGCCTGCCGGGACGGACCCGCTCGACGACCTGCCGGCGGTCGTCTTGCTCGTCGGCGTGAACGGAAGCGGCAAGACGACGACGGCCGGGAAGCTCGCGGAAGAAGCGCGCGCCGCCGGGCATAGCGTCGTCATCGGCTCCGCCGACACCTACCGGGCCGCGGCCATCGAGCAGCTCCGCATCTGGGCGGAGCGAAGCGGCGCCCGTATCGTCGAGCGCGAGCGCGGATCCGACCCGGCATCGGTCGCCTTCGACGCCGTTGCCGCCGGGGCCGAGTCCGGCGCCGACCTCGTCATCGTCGACACGGCCGGTCGCCTCCACACCTCGAAGGACCTCATGGAGGAGCTCAAGAAGGTCGACCGCGTCGTGCGCAAGCGCGCGACCGTCCCGGTCCGCTCGCTGCTGGTCCTGGACGCGACCACAGGCCAGAACGCCGTGCAGCAAGCGCGCGAGTTCCACGCGTCGCTCGGGCTGGACGGCATCGTGCTCACGAAGCTCGACGGCACCGCCAAAGGCGGCATCGTCGTCGCGATCGCGCGCGAGCTCGGCGTGCCGATCGTCCGTATCGGAGTGGGGGAGAGCATCGAGGACATGCACGCCTTCGATGCGCGCGAGTTCGCCCAGGCGCTCGTCGGCGCCCCCGCCTGA
- the ffh gene encoding signal recognition particle protein, whose amino-acid sequence MFQNLTERLTAIFSRLTNRGALTEADVDAALREVRLALLEADVNFKVVKEFLARVRERAVGADVLTSLTPGQMVVKIVLEELTALIGGTRAELALSGRVPNIIVLVGLQGSGKTTAAAKLALHLKSKGRHPLLAACDVYRPAAADQLETLGVEIGVPVHRHDGADPVDIAKESIRVAKDRLRDVVIIDTAGRLHVDEQMMDEAARIVRAVAPDAVLMVVDAMTGQDAVNAASAFLERVSFDGVIITKLDGDARGGAALSVKAVTGKPIVFASTGERLDALEPFRPDAMARRILGMGDVVGLIDKAQAAFDEEAARKAEERLKAGQFTLDDFLDQLRSVKKMGPLKDVLSMLPGAAKLPKDIEVDEGVLKRTEAIITAMTKAERAKPQIINGSRRQRIAAGAGVTVFDVNQVLKQYHEAHRLMKRIAAMQAQGKKGKRAPRLPGPWGLPG is encoded by the coding sequence ATGTTCCAGAACCTGACAGAACGGCTCACCGCCATCTTCAGCCGCCTCACGAACCGCGGCGCACTCACGGAGGCGGACGTCGATGCCGCGCTTCGCGAGGTGCGCCTCGCGCTGCTCGAAGCCGACGTCAACTTCAAGGTCGTCAAGGAGTTCTTGGCTCGCGTTCGGGAACGTGCCGTCGGCGCAGACGTGCTCACGAGCCTCACCCCGGGCCAGATGGTTGTGAAGATCGTCCTAGAGGAGCTCACCGCGCTCATCGGAGGAACACGCGCGGAGCTCGCGCTGTCTGGCCGGGTACCGAACATCATCGTGCTTGTCGGCCTGCAAGGTTCGGGCAAGACGACCGCCGCCGCGAAACTCGCGCTGCACCTGAAGTCGAAGGGCCGGCATCCGTTGCTCGCCGCGTGCGACGTCTACCGTCCTGCGGCGGCCGACCAGCTCGAGACGCTCGGCGTCGAGATCGGGGTGCCGGTGCACCGCCACGACGGCGCCGATCCGGTGGACATCGCGAAGGAGTCGATCCGCGTCGCGAAGGACCGTCTGCGCGACGTCGTCATCATCGACACGGCAGGCCGGCTCCACGTCGACGAACAGATGATGGACGAGGCCGCGCGCATCGTGAGGGCCGTGGCACCGGATGCGGTGTTGATGGTCGTCGACGCCATGACCGGTCAAGACGCGGTCAACGCTGCGTCTGCATTCCTTGAGCGCGTCTCGTTCGACGGTGTCATCATCACGAAGCTCGACGGCGACGCCCGAGGCGGCGCGGCGCTGTCTGTGAAGGCGGTGACCGGCAAGCCCATCGTCTTCGCGAGCACGGGAGAGCGCCTCGACGCGCTCGAGCCGTTCAGGCCGGACGCGATGGCGCGGCGGATCCTCGGCATGGGCGACGTCGTCGGCCTCATCGACAAGGCCCAGGCGGCGTTCGACGAGGAGGCCGCGCGCAAGGCAGAAGAACGGCTGAAGGCCGGCCAGTTCACGCTCGACGACTTCCTCGACCAGCTGCGCTCCGTCAAGAAGATGGGCCCGCTCAAAGACGTCCTGTCGATGCTGCCTGGGGCGGCGAAGCTTCCTAAGGACATCGAGGTCGACGAGGGCGTCCTGAAGCGCACGGAGGCCATCATCACGGCGATGACCAAGGCCGAGCGCGCCAAGCCGCAGATCATCAACGGCTCCCGCCGCCAGCGCATCGCTGCCGGCGCCGGCGTGACCGTGTTCGACGTGAACCAGGTGCTCAAGCAGTACCACGAGGCGCATCGCCTGATGAAGCGGATCGCCGCGATGCAGGCGCAGGGCAAGAAGGGGAAGCGCGCGCCCCGGCTGCCTGGCCCGTGGGGCCTGCCTGGGTGA
- the rpsP gene encoding 30S ribosomal protein S16: protein MAVKIRLARAGAKKAPFYRVVAADSRAPRDGRFIEILGRYNPRTKPSTVEIDLEKVDAWLMKGAQPTETAAKLIAIARGEKTYAPKPEQASVKAQKAAADEPAAEAVDEPAAEAVEEPAAEAADEPAAEAEAAEEAE from the coding sequence TTGGCTGTCAAGATCCGTCTTGCTCGTGCTGGTGCAAAGAAGGCCCCGTTCTACCGCGTGGTCGCTGCCGATTCCCGCGCGCCCCGTGACGGCCGCTTCATCGAGATCCTCGGCCGCTACAACCCGCGGACGAAGCCTTCCACGGTCGAGATCGACCTCGAGAAGGTCGACGCGTGGCTTATGAAGGGCGCCCAGCCGACCGAGACCGCTGCGAAGCTGATCGCTATCGCACGCGGCGAGAAGACCTACGCACCGAAGCCGGAGCAGGCATCGGTGAAGGCCCAGAAGGCCGCTGCCGACGAGCCTGCCGCGGAAGCCGTCGACGAGCCTGCTGCGGAAGCCGTCGAGGAGCCGGCGGCGGAGGCTGCCGACGAGCCTGCTGCTGAGGCCGAGGCCGCCGAAGAGGCCGAGTGA
- a CDS encoding KH domain-containing protein: MPETVDIDGLVTYLVTSLVDRPEDVRIQKRDSERGVVYEVATNPEDTGKVIGRQGRVIKAMRTLVRAAASLTGSDATVEVLD, from the coding sequence ATGCCCGAAACGGTCGACATCGACGGGCTCGTCACGTACCTCGTCACGTCGCTCGTCGATCGTCCTGAGGACGTCCGCATCCAGAAGCGCGACTCCGAGCGCGGCGTCGTCTACGAGGTCGCCACGAATCCCGAAGACACGGGCAAGGTCATCGGACGCCAGGGGCGGGTGATCAAGGCCATGCGCACGCTCGTGCGCGCCGCTGCCTCGCTCACCGGCTCAGACGCCACGGTGGAGGTGCTGGACTGA
- the rimM gene encoding ribosome maturation factor RimM (Essential for efficient processing of 16S rRNA) has translation MDASPFTAVARVVKTHGLDGEVHAALLLRGLDASALDGAELWPVPPRGAPRPLHVSRVRSADAGGCLLAFQEASDVGTAKRLVGSLLLARASDLPAAEEPAPDEVDGFEVIDAERGPLGTVVDVIVTGANDVWVVHGPLGEVLLPVIDDVVLDVDHERRVASVRLLPGLIDED, from the coding sequence ATGGACGCCTCGCCGTTCACAGCCGTGGCGCGAGTCGTGAAGACGCACGGTCTGGACGGCGAGGTGCACGCCGCGCTTTTGCTGCGCGGCCTTGACGCCTCGGCCCTCGACGGCGCTGAGCTCTGGCCGGTGCCCCCGCGGGGCGCACCGAGACCGTTGCACGTCTCGCGCGTGCGAAGCGCAGACGCGGGCGGGTGCCTGCTTGCGTTCCAGGAAGCCAGCGACGTGGGGACCGCGAAGCGGTTGGTGGGTTCGCTGCTGCTCGCTCGCGCGAGCGACCTTCCCGCTGCGGAGGAGCCCGCGCCGGACGAGGTGGACGGCTTCGAGGTCATCGACGCTGAGCGAGGCCCGCTCGGGACGGTCGTGGACGTCATCGTCACCGGCGCCAACGACGTCTGGGTGGTCCACGGCCCGCTCGGCGAGGTCCTGCTTCCGGTCATCGACGACGTGGTGCTCGACGTCGATCATGAGCGTCGCGTCGCGTCCGTGAGGCTGCTGCCTGGGCTGATCGACGAGGACTAG
- the trmD gene encoding tRNA (guanosine(37)-N1)-methyltransferase TrmD, whose amino-acid sequence MRIDIVSIFPEIFEPVLGGSMLGIARDKGAVEFAVHDLRDWTDDKHRTTDDYPFGGGPGMVMKPEPIYRAVRELASRDPRRPFVVLTCPQGRRLDQRLVEELAAKERLLIVCGRYEGVDDRVRDIVDLEVSIGDYVLTGGELPAMVIVDAVTRLQPGVLASPASAEEESFSWGLLEYPQYTRPASFEGRDVPPILLSGDHKRIAQWRRLEAIRRTALRRPDLLASADLTDEERAFAERIIEERSDQAKGPCSD is encoded by the coding sequence ATGCGCATCGACATCGTCAGCATATTCCCCGAGATCTTCGAGCCCGTGCTCGGCGGCTCCATGCTCGGCATCGCCCGCGACAAGGGCGCCGTCGAGTTCGCGGTGCACGACCTGCGGGACTGGACGGACGACAAGCACCGCACGACCGACGACTACCCCTTCGGCGGCGGGCCGGGCATGGTCATGAAGCCCGAGCCGATCTACCGGGCCGTGCGCGAGTTAGCGTCGCGCGACCCTCGGAGGCCGTTCGTCGTGCTCACCTGCCCGCAGGGCCGTCGGCTCGACCAGCGGCTCGTCGAAGAGCTCGCAGCCAAGGAGCGCCTGCTCATCGTGTGCGGCCGCTACGAGGGGGTGGACGACCGCGTTCGCGACATCGTGGACCTCGAGGTCTCGATCGGCGACTACGTGCTCACCGGCGGCGAGCTCCCCGCGATGGTGATCGTGGACGCCGTCACGCGGCTTCAGCCGGGGGTGCTGGCGTCCCCTGCGTCCGCCGAGGAGGAGTCGTTCTCGTGGGGTCTCCTCGAGTATCCTCAGTACACGCGGCCGGCGTCCTTCGAAGGCCGTGACGTGCCGCCGATCCTGTTGTCGGGCGACCACAAACGCATCGCGCAGTGGCGGCGGCTGGAGGCGATCCGGCGCACGGCGCTGCGGCGGCCGGACCTGCTGGCGTCGGCCGACCTCACCGACGAGGAACGCGCGTTCGCGGAGCGCATCATAGAAGAGAGATCGGACCAAGCGAAGGGACCTTGCAGTGACTGA
- the lepB gene encoding signal peptidase I, with the protein MTDEIQTNPADIAETDADAAVNQPTEAVESASEADASDQHSEPQSFGRWLFELVVMVAVAFALATVVRTYVVQPYVIPTGSMIPTIEIQERVLANKFIYRFEKPKPGDIVVLDDPTGQVPTLIKRVVAVEGQTVDIENGAVIVDGVRLNEPYTHGKPTEPGPVPLPITIPKGYVWVMGDNRPNSSDSRVFGPVPMSFIHGKAILRIWPLSRFATL; encoded by the coding sequence GTGACTGACGAGATCCAGACGAACCCGGCCGACATCGCCGAGACGGACGCGGATGCCGCGGTGAACCAGCCGACTGAAGCGGTCGAGAGCGCCTCGGAGGCAGACGCCTCGGATCAGCACTCCGAGCCGCAGTCGTTCGGCCGTTGGCTCTTCGAGCTCGTCGTCATGGTGGCGGTCGCGTTCGCGCTCGCCACGGTCGTCAGGACCTATGTCGTCCAGCCGTACGTCATCCCGACCGGCTCGATGATCCCCACCATCGAGATCCAGGAGCGCGTGCTCGCGAACAAGTTCATCTACCGGTTCGAGAAGCCCAAGCCCGGCGACATCGTGGTGCTCGACGATCCTACCGGCCAGGTGCCGACGCTCATCAAGCGCGTCGTCGCGGTCGAGGGCCAGACCGTCGACATCGAGAACGGCGCCGTCATCGTCGACGGTGTGCGCTTGAACGAGCCGTACACGCACGGCAAGCCCACCGAGCCCGGTCCTGTCCCGCTGCCCATCACCATCCCGAAGGGCTACGTGTGGGTGATGGGCGACAACCGCCCCAACAGCAGCGACTCGCGCGTGTTCGGCCCCGTGCCCATGAGCTTTATCCACGGCAAGGCTATCTTGCGCATCTGGCCGCTCTCTCGCTTCGCGACGCTCTGA
- the rplS gene encoding 50S ribosomal protein L19, with the protein MNRIRAIEAQQMRDDIPEFGVGDTVKVSYKVVEGNRERVQPFQGVVIRRHGSGARETFTVRKISFAVGVERTFPVHSPKIVKLEVISRGKVRRSKLYYLRDKVGKAARIKERR; encoded by the coding sequence ATGAACAGGATCCGCGCGATCGAAGCGCAGCAGATGCGTGATGACATCCCCGAGTTCGGCGTGGGCGACACCGTCAAGGTGAGCTACAAGGTCGTGGAGGGCAACCGCGAGCGAGTGCAGCCGTTCCAGGGCGTCGTCATCCGCCGTCACGGCTCTGGCGCACGTGAGACCTTCACGGTGCGCAAGATCTCCTTCGCGGTCGGCGTCGAGCGCACGTTCCCGGTGCACTCGCCCAAGATCGTCAAGCTCGAGGTCATCTCGCGCGGCAAGGTGCGCCGCTCGAAGCTCTACTACCTGCGCGACAAGGTGGGCAAAGCAGCCCGCATCAAGGAGCGCCGGTAG
- a CDS encoding ribonuclease HII, translating into MPRTSDTSSRKAPRTGFLDPFAQFGVRPDRLIAGIDEVGRGALAGPVTAAAVILPRDVEIQGLADSKTLTPSRRTTVAAAVQQVAIAVSVAHVEPAVIDAVGIAEATRRAMLGALAGLSVDPHLALIDGLPVELGIEAYALVKGDSLLASVAAASVVAKVARDSLMAELDQAHPGYGFAVHKGYGTAEHLAALERLGPSPVHRMSFAPCSQRRLF; encoded by the coding sequence ATGCCCCGCACGTCTGACACGAGCTCCCGGAAGGCGCCACGGACGGGCTTCCTCGATCCCTTCGCTCAGTTCGGCGTCCGGCCCGATCGCCTGATCGCAGGGATCGACGAGGTCGGACGCGGCGCGCTCGCAGGACCGGTCACGGCCGCAGCAGTCATCCTGCCGCGCGACGTCGAGATACAGGGGCTTGCAGACTCCAAGACGCTCACGCCCAGCAGGCGCACGACCGTCGCGGCAGCCGTGCAGCAGGTCGCCATCGCCGTTTCGGTCGCGCACGTCGAACCGGCCGTCATCGACGCCGTCGGCATCGCCGAAGCGACGCGGCGGGCGATGCTCGGTGCGCTCGCAGGACTGAGCGTCGACCCGCACCTGGCGCTCATCGACGGACTTCCGGTGGAGCTCGGCATCGAAGCGTACGCCCTCGTGAAAGGCGACTCGCTCCTGGCTTCCGTCGCTGCTGCGTCCGTGGTGGCGAAGGTCGCCCGCGACAGCCTCATGGCGGAGCTCGACCAGGCGCACCCTGGGTACGGATTCGCGGTGCACAAGGGATACGGGACCGCGGAGCACCTCGCCGCCCTCGAACGTCTCGGCCCAAGCCCAGTCCACCGCATGTCGTTCGCTCCCTGCTCGCAGCGTCGATTGTTCTAG
- a CDS encoding YraN family protein, producing the protein MDRRELASRGEDAAAAFLERVGMTVIERNWRCQAGEADIVALDGDDLVIVEVKTRRSTRAGTPEEAVTPAKQQRIVRIARTYASHAGLTPQRVRFDVVTLRVLSDDRALLRHLKDAFSAEV; encoded by the coding sequence ATGGACAGGCGAGAGCTTGCCTCACGCGGCGAGGACGCCGCAGCAGCATTCCTGGAGCGCGTCGGCATGACCGTGATCGAGCGGAACTGGCGATGCCAGGCGGGGGAGGCGGACATCGTCGCCCTCGACGGGGACGACCTCGTCATCGTCGAGGTCAAGACCCGGCGGAGCACGCGGGCAGGCACGCCTGAGGAGGCCGTGACGCCTGCGAAGCAGCAGCGCATAGTGCGCATCGCCAGGACGTACGCGTCGCACGCGGGCCTCACGCCGCAGCGCGTGCGGTTCGACGTCGTCACGCTGCGCGTGCTTTCGGACGACCGTGCCTTGCTTCGGCACCTCAAGGACGCGTTTTCCGCGGAGGTCTGA